The Rhodoferax sediminis genome has a segment encoding these proteins:
- the thiC gene encoding phosphomethylpyrimidine synthase ThiC, translating into MNAPDKLAQFINLTREPLPASRKRYVTGALGIKVPLREILQSNGEAVTVYDTSGPYTDPDAVIDVRQGLPTPRQRWIDDRGDTEAYVGRVPFALDDGAKHGETDTLAALRAQAAGLQRAPRRARIGANVSQMHYARQGIVTAEMEYVAIRENQKLEWMQQYQQDAAREKRLAGNSFGAAIPKVMTPEFVRDEVARGRAIIPANINHTELEPMAIGRNFLVKINANIGNSAVTSSIEEEVEKLVWAIRWGADTVMDLSTGKNIHTTRDWIVRNSPVPIGTVPIYQALEKVGGVAEDLTWEIFRDTLIEQAEQGVDYFTVHAGVRLPFIHLTANRVTGIVSRGGSILAKWCIAHHKENFIYTHFEEMCEIMKAYDVSYSLGDGLRPGSGADANDEAQFAELRTLGELTQVAWRHDVQVMIEGPGHVPMHMIQENMTEQLKHCHEAPFYTLGPLTTDIAPGYDHITSGIGAAMIGWYGTAMLCYVTPKEHLGLPDREDVKTGIITYKIAAHAADVAKGHPGARARDDALSRARFEFRWMDQFNLSLDPDTARNFHDETLPKDSSKVAHFCSMCGPKFCSMKITQEVREYAKTLGVTDEQALSEGMQSMSEEFKRKGAEIYIPISKA; encoded by the coding sequence ATGAATGCGCCCGACAAATTAGCCCAATTCATCAACCTGACCCGGGAGCCGCTGCCCGCGTCGCGCAAGCGCTACGTCACGGGCGCGCTGGGCATCAAGGTGCCGCTGCGCGAAATCCTGCAGAGCAACGGCGAAGCCGTCACGGTGTACGACACCTCGGGGCCCTATACCGACCCCGATGCCGTGATCGACGTGCGCCAGGGCCTGCCGACGCCACGCCAGCGCTGGATCGACGACCGGGGCGATACGGAGGCCTACGTGGGCCGCGTCCCGTTCGCGCTCGACGACGGCGCCAAACATGGCGAAACCGACACGCTGGCCGCTTTGCGTGCCCAGGCCGCGGGCCTGCAGCGCGCGCCGCGGCGCGCCCGGATTGGCGCCAACGTGTCGCAGATGCACTATGCGCGCCAAGGCATCGTCACGGCGGAGATGGAATACGTGGCGATCCGCGAGAACCAGAAGTTGGAGTGGATGCAGCAGTACCAGCAGGACGCCGCGCGCGAAAAGCGGCTGGCCGGCAACAGCTTCGGCGCGGCGATCCCGAAGGTGATGACGCCGGAATTCGTGCGCGATGAGGTGGCACGTGGACGCGCCATCATTCCGGCCAACATCAACCACACCGAGCTGGAGCCGATGGCCATCGGACGCAACTTCCTGGTGAAGATCAACGCCAACATCGGCAACTCGGCCGTCACCTCGAGCATCGAGGAAGAGGTGGAGAAGCTGGTCTGGGCGATCCGCTGGGGCGCCGACACGGTGATGGACCTGTCGACCGGCAAGAACATCCACACCACGCGCGACTGGATCGTGCGCAACTCCCCGGTGCCGATCGGCACGGTGCCGATCTACCAGGCGTTAGAGAAAGTCGGCGGCGTGGCCGAGGATTTGACGTGGGAGATTTTCCGCGACACCTTGATCGAGCAGGCCGAGCAGGGCGTGGACTACTTCACGGTACATGCGGGCGTGCGCCTGCCGTTCATCCACCTCACGGCGAATCGCGTCACCGGCATCGTCTCGCGCGGCGGATCGATCCTGGCGAAGTGGTGCATTGCGCACCACAAGGAAAATTTCATCTACACGCACTTCGAGGAAATGTGCGAGATCATGAAGGCTTACGATGTGAGCTATTCGCTCGGCGACGGCCTGCGCCCGGGCTCGGGCGCGGACGCCAACGACGAGGCGCAGTTTGCCGAGCTGCGCACCCTGGGCGAGCTCACGCAGGTGGCCTGGCGCCACGACGTGCAGGTCATGATCGAGGGGCCCGGCCATGTACCCATGCACATGATCCAGGAGAACATGACCGAGCAGCTCAAACACTGCCACGAGGCGCCGTTCTACACGCTGGGCCCGCTGACCACCGACATCGCCCCCGGCTACGACCACATCACCAGCGGCATCGGCGCCGCCATGATCGGCTGGTACGGCACGGCGATGCTGTGCTACGTTACGCCCAAGGAACACTTGGGCCTGCCGGACCGCGAAGACGTCAAGACCGGCATCATCACCTACAAGATCGCGGCGCACGCGGCGGACGTGGCCAAGGGCCACCCTGGGGCGCGCGCGCGCGACGATGCGCTGTCGCGCGCGCGCTTCGAGTTTCGCTGGATGGACCAGTTCAACCTGTCGCTGGACCCCGACACGGCGCGCAATTTCCATGACGAGACCTTGCCGAAGGATTCGTCCAAGGTGGCGCACTTCTGCTCCATGTGCGGACCGAAGTTCTGCTCCATGAAGATCACCCAGGAAGTGCGCGAATACGCCAAAACCCTGGGTGTGACGGACGAGCAGGCCCTGAGCGAGGGCATGCAGAGCATGTCGGAGGAGTTCAAGCGCAAGGGCGCGGAGATTTACATTCCGATCAGCAAGGCGTGA
- a CDS encoding acetyl-CoA C-acyltransferase, which translates to MSDSIVIVGAARTPMGAFQGDFSSLAAHDLGGAAIRAAMERAGVAPERVGEVLFGNVLPAGQGQAPARQAAHKAGLPRSCGAVTLNKVCGSGMRAAMFAHDMLLARSHDVIVAGGMESMTNAPYLLLKGRGGYRMGHDRIFDHMMLDGLEDAYEAGRSMGTFGEDCAAKYHFTREQQDGFAVASVQRARAAIESGAFQAEITPVTVKDRKGEHVVDTDEGPGRINVEKIPGLKSAFKKDGTITAASSSSINDGAAAMVLMRESTAKEAGCKPLARLVAHATHAQEPGWFTTAPIGATEKVLGKAGWKVGDVDLWEINEAFAVVPMALMHDLKVPHDKVNVNGGACALGHPLGCTGARIMVTLMYALKARGLRRGLATLCIGGGEATAVALELL; encoded by the coding sequence ATGTCTGATTCCATCGTTATTGTCGGTGCGGCCCGCACCCCCATGGGCGCCTTCCAGGGCGATTTTTCCAGCCTCGCGGCGCACGACCTGGGTGGCGCGGCCATCAGGGCGGCGATGGAGCGCGCCGGCGTGGCGCCGGAGCGGGTGGGCGAGGTGCTGTTCGGCAACGTCCTGCCGGCCGGCCAGGGGCAGGCGCCGGCGCGCCAGGCCGCGCACAAGGCAGGGCTGCCGCGCAGCTGCGGCGCCGTGACTCTGAACAAGGTGTGCGGCTCGGGCATGCGCGCAGCCATGTTCGCGCATGACATGCTGCTCGCGCGCAGCCACGATGTGATCGTGGCTGGCGGCATGGAGAGCATGACCAACGCGCCGTACCTGCTGCTCAAGGGGCGCGGCGGCTACCGCATGGGGCACGACCGGATCTTTGATCACATGATGCTCGACGGGCTGGAGGATGCCTACGAAGCCGGCCGCAGCATGGGGACGTTCGGCGAGGACTGCGCGGCCAAATACCATTTCACGCGCGAACAGCAGGACGGATTCGCCGTAGCCAGCGTGCAACGGGCCAGGGCTGCTATCGAATCAGGAGCATTCCAGGCCGAAATCACGCCGGTGACGGTGAAGGACCGCAAGGGCGAGCACGTGGTCGACACGGACGAAGGCCCGGGCCGGATCAATGTCGAGAAGATCCCGGGCCTGAAGTCTGCTTTCAAGAAGGACGGCACGATCACGGCCGCGTCGAGCTCCAGCATCAATGACGGTGCCGCCGCGATGGTGCTGATGCGCGAATCCACGGCGAAGGAGGCCGGCTGCAAGCCGCTGGCGCGCCTGGTCGCCCACGCGACCCACGCGCAGGAGCCCGGATGGTTCACCACGGCGCCGATCGGTGCAACCGAGAAGGTGCTTGGCAAGGCCGGCTGGAAGGTCGGTGACGTCGATCTGTGGGAGATCAACGAAGCGTTTGCCGTGGTGCCGATGGCGCTGATGCACGACCTGAAGGTGCCACATGACAAGGTCAACGTGAACGGCGGCGCCTGCGCGCTCGGTCACCCGCTCGGTTGCACCGGCGCGCGCATCATGGTGACCTTGATGTATGCGCTCAAGGCACGAGGCCTCAGGAGAGGACTGGCGACGCTGTGCATCGGTGGCGGCGAAGCGACCGCTGTGGCGCTGGAGCTGCTGTAG
- a CDS encoding carbohydrate porin, whose amino-acid sequence MNLAFRKFFAAASLLALPYGAMAASASPPDTTAESWSIHGQLTNTTQWHPAFQAPYSGANSLSPHSDSAESTDMTLFVGARLWQGGALYLNPEINQGFGLSDTTGVAGFPSGEASRVGANTPYARLPRAFIRQVIDLGGAAVSMQAGANQLGGSQTADNLTVTVGKFSVVDIFDTNSYAHDARADFLNWSVVDGGAFDYAADAWGYTVGAAVEWTQSWWTLRTGLFDLSTVPNGEQLDPHFKQYEWVGELEARHQIFGRPGKVKLLGFVNRGEMGSYANALSLAQQTGARPDTSLVRRFASRAGAVLNIEQEVAPDLGVFARASVNNGSREAYEFTDINRSLSGGFSLNGDRWGRHDDTVGVAAVVNGLSGAARAYFAAGGLGLLIGDGQLHYGTERITEMYYSWQVQKHLAVTLDVQHVVNPAYNRDRGPVSLVALRVHAEF is encoded by the coding sequence ATGAATCTGGCATTCCGGAAATTCTTCGCAGCCGCAAGCTTGCTCGCCCTGCCCTACGGTGCAATGGCGGCCAGCGCAAGCCCGCCGGACACGACGGCGGAGTCGTGGAGCATCCACGGGCAGCTGACCAACACCACGCAGTGGCACCCTGCGTTTCAAGCGCCTTACAGCGGAGCCAACAGCCTGTCGCCGCACAGCGACAGTGCAGAAAGCACCGACATGACCCTGTTCGTCGGGGCGCGCTTGTGGCAGGGCGGTGCCCTTTACCTGAACCCCGAGATCAACCAGGGTTTCGGCCTGAGCGACACGACGGGTGTTGCCGGATTTCCCAGTGGCGAAGCCAGCCGGGTGGGCGCAAATACACCTTACGCTCGCTTGCCCCGCGCGTTCATCCGCCAGGTCATCGATCTCGGCGGTGCCGCGGTGTCGATGCAGGCCGGGGCGAATCAGCTCGGCGGCAGCCAGACGGCAGACAACCTCACCGTGACGGTTGGGAAGTTTTCGGTTGTCGATATCTTTGACACCAACAGCTACGCGCACGACGCACGTGCGGACTTCCTGAACTGGTCCGTCGTGGATGGCGGCGCCTTCGACTACGCGGCCGACGCCTGGGGCTACACCGTGGGCGCGGCCGTGGAATGGACCCAGTCATGGTGGACCCTGCGCACCGGCCTGTTCGATCTCTCGACCGTGCCCAACGGGGAGCAGCTGGATCCCCATTTCAAGCAATATGAATGGGTGGGCGAGCTGGAAGCACGGCATCAGATCTTCGGGCGCCCGGGCAAGGTGAAGCTGCTGGGCTTTGTGAACCGTGGCGAGATGGGCAGCTACGCGAACGCGCTGAGTCTGGCGCAGCAAACAGGCGCCCGGCCCGACACGTCCCTGGTGCGGCGGTTTGCCTCCCGCGCCGGCGCGGTGCTCAATATCGAGCAGGAGGTGGCGCCTGACCTGGGCGTTTTTGCCCGTGCCAGCGTGAACAACGGCAGCCGGGAAGCCTACGAGTTCACCGACATCAACCGATCGCTGTCCGGCGGCTTTTCCCTGAACGGCGATCGGTGGGGACGGCACGACGACACGGTGGGCGTGGCGGCGGTGGTGAACGGTCTGTCGGGTGCGGCGCGTGCCTATTTCGCCGCCGGTGGTCTGGGTCTGCTCATCGGTGACGGGCAGCTCCATTACGGCACGGAGCGGATCACCGAGATGTACTACAGCTGGCAAGTACAAAAACATCTCGCCGTCACCCTGGACGTCCAGCATGTGGTCAATCCCGCCTACAACCGGGATCGCGGCCCCGTGTCCCTGGTCGCGCTGCGGGTGCACGCCGAATTCTGA
- a CDS encoding acyl-CoA dehydrogenase family protein, whose translation MLLTSDQEMIRDAVRAFAQEQLWPNAPAWDKAHHFPKAAHQGLAELGVYGICVPEEFGGAHLDYVALALVLEEIAAGDGGTSTAISVTNCPVNAILMRYGNAAQKKQWLTPLAQGRMLGAFCLTEPHVGSDASGLRTTATRHGDEYVINGVKQFITSGKNGQVAIVIAVTDKGAGKKGMSAFLVPTDAPGYVVARIEDKLGQHSSDTAQINFDNCRIPAENLIGLEGEGYKIALGGLEGGRIGIAAQSVGMARSAFDCAVAYAKERESFGTSIINHQAVGFRLAECAMKIEAARQLIWHAASLRDAGRPCLKEASMAKLFASEMAEQVCSAAIQTLGGYGYVSDFPLERIYRDVRVCQIYEGTSDVQKIIIQRAL comes from the coding sequence ATGCTATTGACCTCCGACCAGGAAATGATTCGCGACGCCGTGCGCGCGTTTGCCCAGGAACAGTTGTGGCCCAACGCGCCGGCGTGGGACAAGGCGCATCACTTCCCGAAGGCAGCGCACCAGGGTCTGGCCGAGCTCGGCGTCTACGGCATCTGCGTGCCCGAGGAGTTCGGCGGCGCCCATCTGGATTACGTGGCGCTGGCGCTCGTGCTGGAGGAAATTGCGGCCGGCGACGGCGGCACCAGCACGGCGATTTCCGTCACGAATTGCCCGGTCAACGCGATCCTGATGCGCTACGGCAATGCGGCGCAAAAAAAGCAGTGGCTGACGCCGCTGGCGCAGGGCCGGATGCTGGGCGCGTTCTGCCTGACCGAGCCGCATGTGGGCAGCGATGCGTCGGGGCTGCGCACCACCGCGACCCGGCACGGCGATGAATATGTCATCAACGGCGTCAAGCAGTTCATCACCAGCGGCAAGAACGGCCAAGTGGCCATCGTCATCGCCGTCACCGACAAGGGCGCGGGCAAAAAAGGCATGAGCGCCTTCCTGGTGCCGACCGACGCGCCCGGCTATGTGGTCGCGCGCATCGAGGACAAGCTGGGCCAGCACAGCAGCGACACGGCGCAGATCAACTTCGACAATTGCCGCATTCCGGCCGAGAACCTGATCGGACTGGAGGGCGAGGGCTACAAGATCGCGCTGGGTGGGCTCGAGGGCGGGCGCATCGGCATCGCCGCGCAGAGCGTGGGCATGGCGCGCAGCGCCTTCGACTGTGCCGTGGCCTATGCGAAGGAGCGCGAGAGTTTTGGCACTTCCATCATCAATCACCAGGCCGTCGGCTTCCGGCTTGCGGAGTGCGCTATGAAAATAGAAGCGGCACGGCAGTTGATCTGGCACGCGGCGAGCCTGCGGGATGCGGGCCGCCCGTGCCTCAAGGAGGCCTCCATGGCCAAGCTGTTCGCCAGCGAAATGGCCGAGCAGGTCTGCAGCGCCGCGATCCAGACCTTGGGCGGCTACGGCTACGTGAGCGACTTTCCGCTCGAGCGCATCTACCGCGACGTGCGCGTGTGCCAGATTTACGAAGGCACGTCCGACGTGCAGAAAATCATCATCCAGCGCGCGTTGTGA
- a CDS encoding LysR substrate-binding domain-containing protein — protein sequence MRSLQAFEAAARLGSFKAAAAELHVTPTAVSHQIRLLEETCGQRLFQRHPLPLVLTGAGVRLYPALRNGFDALVGAVASVAGSGAPAPLRVTSPNAFASRWLVPRLPAWRERYPDIPLEIIGTDAILDLRSGDADVAIRYARTMPAGFVVQEICRDTFFPVCSPALLARDGRAIERASDLLRFPLIHFDWTSRDAQAPTWRQWLAIAGMVDPSLTAIDMAWALSFREELHAIDAVVAGQGIAICSDVVVSHELKCGTLIKALPLSLPGYGFYLVSMAHHVRQADIEAFAAWMGAAD from the coding sequence TTGCGATCTCTTCAGGCCTTCGAGGCTGCTGCCAGGCTTGGCAGTTTCAAGGCGGCCGCCGCTGAACTCCACGTGACGCCCACGGCCGTCAGCCACCAGATCCGGCTTCTGGAGGAGACCTGCGGCCAGCGCCTGTTTCAGAGGCATCCGCTGCCTCTGGTACTCACGGGCGCGGGGGTGCGGCTGTATCCGGCGCTGCGCAATGGGTTCGATGCACTCGTGGGCGCAGTCGCCTCGGTGGCCGGGTCAGGCGCACCAGCGCCGCTGCGCGTGACGAGCCCGAATGCGTTTGCGAGCCGCTGGCTGGTCCCGCGCTTGCCAGCGTGGCGCGAAAGATACCCCGACATCCCTCTGGAGATCATCGGAACGGATGCGATCCTGGACCTGAGATCCGGCGACGCCGACGTGGCGATCCGCTACGCCCGGACCATGCCGGCCGGGTTTGTCGTGCAGGAGATCTGCCGGGATACCTTTTTTCCGGTCTGCAGCCCGGCGCTGCTTGCCAGGGATGGACGCGCCATCGAGCGCGCCTCGGATTTGCTGCGCTTTCCCCTGATCCACTTCGACTGGACGAGTCGCGATGCGCAGGCACCGACCTGGCGGCAATGGCTGGCGATCGCGGGCATGGTCGATCCGAGCTTGACGGCGATCGACATGGCGTGGGCGCTCAGTTTTCGGGAGGAATTGCATGCCATCGACGCCGTGGTCGCGGGGCAGGGAATCGCGATCTGCAGCGATGTGGTGGTGAGCCACGAACTGAAATGCGGGACGCTCATCAAGGCACTGCCTCTGTCGCTGCCTGGATATGGCTTTTACCTTGTCTCGATGGCCCATCACGTGCGGCAAGCGGACATCGAGGCTTTTGCCGCCTGGATGGGTGCAGCGGACTGA
- a CDS encoding FAD-binding oxidoreductase: protein MDICHSGNSLKEKSDRPAAEVDLLRRKVLGDVVLPEDPGYEEARKVWNGAVDKRPAAVVYCANTADVIEAVTFARSRNHLVAVRSGGHNVAGLSVCDGGIVIDLSRMKRIAVDPQRRRVRAEAGLSLGEFDAATQAHGLATTMGVNSDTGIAGLTLGGGFGKLGRKHGLACDNLLAADVVLADGRRVRASASENEDLFWGLRGGGGNFGIVTAFEYQLHPVGPALLVGSVLHPYTGARAAMRFYDDFCARSPEELSVDAALVTAPSGERFFNITACYCGANEVGERVVRPLLEYGAPVESKLTLVPYLQIQSGGDSLFPRGRRYYWKAQFLDKLTDAAIDVLLQAYARAPSAGSLLVFQHVGGAIARVPALATPYANRDARYDCFPVSIWDDRSEEHAAIQWARDAWNAVKPFATGGVYANNLGDEGEDRVRAAYGENYLRLRELKGKYDPANFFRLNQNIRPEPTA from the coding sequence ATGGACATCTGTCATTCTGGCAACAGCCTCAAGGAGAAATCCGATCGGCCGGCAGCAGAGGTCGACCTGTTGCGACGCAAAGTGCTCGGTGACGTGGTCCTCCCGGAGGATCCCGGCTACGAGGAGGCGCGCAAGGTCTGGAATGGCGCGGTCGACAAGCGGCCGGCCGCGGTCGTGTACTGCGCCAACACTGCCGACGTCATCGAAGCCGTGACGTTCGCCAGGTCGCGCAACCATCTCGTGGCCGTCCGCAGTGGCGGACACAATGTGGCCGGCCTGTCGGTTTGCGACGGGGGCATCGTGATCGATCTGTCGCGCATGAAACGCATTGCGGTCGACCCGCAGCGCCGCAGGGTCCGTGCCGAAGCCGGTCTGAGCCTGGGCGAGTTCGATGCCGCCACGCAGGCCCATGGCCTGGCAACGACGATGGGCGTCAACAGCGACACCGGCATTGCCGGGCTGACCCTGGGCGGCGGCTTCGGCAAGCTCGGGCGCAAACACGGCCTGGCCTGTGACAACCTGCTGGCCGCCGACGTGGTGCTGGCGGATGGCCGGAGGGTGCGGGCGAGCGCCAGCGAGAACGAGGATCTGTTCTGGGGATTGCGCGGAGGCGGGGGCAACTTCGGTATCGTCACGGCCTTCGAATACCAGCTCCACCCGGTCGGGCCTGCGCTGCTGGTGGGCTCGGTGCTCCACCCCTACACCGGTGCGCGCGCTGCGATGCGGTTCTACGATGATTTTTGCGCCCGGTCTCCGGAGGAGCTCAGTGTGGACGCCGCCCTCGTGACGGCACCGTCGGGCGAGCGCTTCTTCAACATCACGGCCTGCTACTGCGGCGCGAACGAGGTCGGCGAGCGCGTTGTCCGGCCCCTGCTGGAATACGGCGCCCCTGTCGAAAGCAAGCTGACTCTCGTTCCCTACCTTCAGATTCAGTCCGGTGGCGACAGCCTCTTTCCGCGAGGACGCCGCTACTACTGGAAGGCGCAATTTCTCGACAAACTCACGGACGCAGCGATCGATGTCCTTTTGCAGGCCTACGCGCGTGCGCCCTCGGCTGGCTCACTCCTCGTGTTCCAGCATGTCGGAGGCGCCATTGCCCGAGTTCCCGCGCTGGCAACGCCCTATGCAAATCGCGATGCGCGCTATGACTGCTTTCCCGTTTCGATCTGGGACGATCGATCTGAAGAGCATGCGGCTATCCAATGGGCGCGCGACGCATGGAATGCCGTCAAGCCTTTTGCGACGGGAGGTGTCTATGCGAACAACCTCGGCGACGAAGGTGAGGACCGCGTCCGGGCGGCCTATGGCGAGAACTACCTTCGCCTGAGGGAGCTCAAGGGCAAGTATGACCCGGCCAACTTCTTCCGCTTGAACCAGAATATCCGGCCAGAGCCAACCGCCTAG
- a CDS encoding rhodanese-like domain-containing protein, translating to MPITKGYQQLVDEAMAQVKTYSVAEVRARLGDPHVQIVDIRDVRELNAGTVAGAYHAPRGMLEFWVDPASPYHKPLFADESKEFILFCGAGWRSALATKALQDMGMTNVAHIDGGYAEWVKQGAPTETLEQRKAKKA from the coding sequence ATGCCCATCACCAAAGGCTACCAACAACTCGTCGACGAGGCCATGGCCCAGGTCAAAACCTACTCGGTGGCCGAGGTGCGCGCCCGGCTCGGCGACCCTCATGTGCAAATCGTCGATATCCGCGACGTGCGCGAACTGAACGCGGGCACCGTGGCCGGCGCCTACCACGCGCCGCGCGGCATGCTCGAGTTCTGGGTCGATCCGGCCTCGCCGTACCACAAGCCGCTGTTTGCCGACGAGTCGAAGGAATTCATCCTGTTCTGCGGCGCCGGCTGGCGCAGCGCGCTGGCCACCAAGGCGCTGCAGGACATGGGCATGACCAACGTGGCGCACATCGACGGCGGCTACGCCGAGTGGGTGAAGCAGGGCGCGCCGACCGAAACGCTGGAGCAGCGCAAGGCCAAAAAGGCGTGA
- a CDS encoding YchJ family protein: MSRAAPGAACPCGRLDPRGRPLAHEACCGRFLDAGLAAPDAESLMRSRYSAFVLQRADYLLATWHVRTRPPTLDFEPGAQWLGLEVRSRRLLDADDAEVEFVARHRVAGRAVRLHERSRFVREAWRWYYLDGVAL; this comes from the coding sequence GTGAGCCGCGCAGCGCCCGGCGCGGCTTGCCCGTGCGGGCGGCTGGACCCGCGCGGCCGCCCGCTCGCGCATGAGGCCTGCTGCGGCCGGTTCCTGGACGCGGGGCTTGCGGCGCCCGACGCCGAGTCGCTCATGCGCTCGCGCTACAGCGCCTTTGTGTTGCAGCGCGCCGATTACCTGCTCGCCACCTGGCACGTCCGCACCCGCCCGCCAACGCTGGACTTTGAACCCGGCGCGCAGTGGCTCGGGTTGGAGGTGCGTTCGCGCCGCCTGCTGGACGCCGACGACGCCGAGGTCGAATTCGTCGCGCGCCATCGCGTCGCCGGCCGCGCGGTGCGCCTGCACGAGCGCAGCCGGTTCGTTCGCGAAGCCTGGCGTTGGTACTATCTGGACGGCGTGGCCCTGTAA
- a CDS encoding HAD family hydrolase → MKFEAILFDCDGVLVDSEAITNGVLRDMLGEMGWSLSAEECMRLFVGKAVKDERALIEARTGQPLSEDWMARFRERRNDGLMRRLQPIEGSAAAVALLHERFKGRIACASGADRFKVELQLEKCGLMPYFEGRIFSGHELPRSKPAPDVYLAAAAALGVAPARCAVVEDTVTGVAAGVAAGATVFGYSPPQAGHDAPAALRGAGAQHVFVAMGELAELLR, encoded by the coding sequence ATGAAATTTGAAGCAATCCTGTTTGACTGCGACGGCGTGCTCGTCGACTCCGAAGCCATCACCAACGGCGTGCTGCGCGACATGCTGGGCGAGATGGGCTGGAGTCTGAGCGCCGAAGAATGCATGCGCCTGTTCGTCGGCAAGGCGGTCAAGGACGAGCGCGCGCTGATCGAGGCGCGCACCGGCCAGCCGCTGTCCGAGGACTGGATGGCGCGCTTTCGCGAGCGCCGCAACGACGGCCTGATGCGCCGCCTCCAGCCCATCGAGGGTTCCGCGGCGGCCGTGGCGCTGCTGCACGAGCGCTTTAAGGGCCGCATCGCCTGCGCCTCCGGCGCCGACCGCTTCAAGGTCGAACTTCAGTTGGAGAAGTGCGGCCTGATGCCGTACTTTGAAGGCCGTATCTTCAGCGGGCACGAGCTGCCCCGTTCCAAGCCCGCGCCCGACGTCTACCTGGCCGCCGCCGCCGCGCTGGGCGTGGCGCCCGCGCGCTGCGCCGTGGTGGAGGACACGGTGACCGGCGTCGCGGCCGGGGTGGCGGCCGGCGCGACCGTGTTCGGCTACAGCCCGCCGCAGGCCGGCCACGATGCGCCGGCGGCGCTCAGGGGCGCGGGAGCGCAGCATGTGTTCGTGGCGATGGGAGAGCTGGCGGAACTGCTGCGGTAG